The DNA window GCCGCGCCCGGCGGCCCGGCCCGCCGGGCGCTGTCTCGCTCGGCCGGGCTAGGCCGGCAGGCCGGCCGCTGTTTCGGTGAGCCGGATCGGCCTGGCCGCTGACCCGGCTCAGACCCCGACCGGCTCCCGGTGCTCCGCGGCCTGCGACGTGTTCGCCCGGAATGTCCGGAAGCTCACCACCGCCAGCAGCAACCCCGCCACGGTGAGCCCCACGCCCAGCCACGCCGACGACAGATAACCCCAACCGGCCGCGATCGCCGCCCCGCCCAGAGCCGCCCCGATGCTGTTCGCGATGTTGAGCGAGGACTGGTTCACCGCGGCGCCCATCAGCTGGGCGTCGGGCGCGGCGGCGATCAGCAGCGCCTGCAGCGCCGGGACGATGAAGAGGCTGGCCGCGCCGGTCAGGAACGCTCCCAGGAACAGGCCCGCCGGGTGGGCCGCGGTGAGCGCGAAGACCACGACCGAGGCCAGCATCGCGACGAACCCGATCAGCACGGTACGCCGGAGATTCCAGTCGGCCGCCACTCCGCCGATCGCGATGCCCGCGGTCATGCCGAGGCCCATCACGGCCATCACCCACGGAACCGTCCCGGCGGACAGTTCGGTGATCTGCGTGGTGACCGGCGCGACGTAACTGTTGACCGCGAAGAAGCCGCTCGTGCCGATCGCCACGGTCGCGGCCACCAGCCAGACCTGCGGGGAACGGAAGGCGCGTAGTTCGGCGCGGGGCGAGCCGCCGGGAGCGGCCGCCACCGAGGGTACGGTGACGAGCACCGCCACAAGCGTGAGCGCGAAAACGGCAGCGACCGCGAGATAGGCCGCCCGCCACCCCTGC is part of the Actinoplanes missouriensis 431 genome and encodes:
- a CDS encoding MFS transporter; this encodes MDNLTAGRRWAALLALSLGGFGLGLTEFVAMGLLPEIARDLLPADYAHSAPDAVATAGWMITIYALGVVVGAPSIAALTARAPRRRLVLGLLGLMVAGTAASALAPTFELVLAGRFVAALAHGAYFGAAGILAATILGPGNQGKGVAMVIGGLTAANLLGVPLITALGQSQGWRAAYLAVAAVFALTLVAVLVTVPSVAAAPGGSPRAELRAFRSPQVWLVAATVAIGTSGFFAVNSYVAPVTTQITELSAGTVPWVMAVMGLGMTAGIAIGGVAADWNLRRTVLIGFVAMLASVVVFALTAAHPAGLFLGAFLTGAASLFIVPALQALLIAAAPDAQLMGAAVNQSSLNIANSIGAALGGAAIAAGWGYLSSAWLGVGLTVAGLLLAVVSFRTFRANTSQAAEHREPVGV